From Gimesia panareensis, the proteins below share one genomic window:
- the rpiB gene encoding ribose 5-phosphate isomerase B gives MTAPVPSEEPVKKIVIASDHAGYRYKRRIIEYLTQQGYQVEDFGTDSTESVDYPDFIFPAAKAVAAGQFERGIVLGGSGNGEAIAANRIKGVRCALCWNEKSARLARQHNNANMISIGERMVSLHDVYEIIDIWLTTPFEGGRHLRRIEKLDE, from the coding sequence ATGACCGCTCCAGTACCTTCAGAAGAACCCGTTAAAAAAATAGTGATTGCCTCCGACCATGCCGGGTATCGCTACAAAAGACGCATCATCGAATACCTGACGCAACAAGGCTACCAGGTCGAGGATTTCGGCACCGACTCCACCGAGTCGGTCGATTACCCGGACTTTATCTTTCCCGCCGCCAAAGCGGTTGCAGCAGGTCAGTTCGAGCGAGGAATCGTGCTGGGGGGATCAGGCAACGGCGAGGCGATCGCAGCCAACCGGATCAAAGGGGTACGCTGTGCTCTCTGCTGGAATGAAAAGTCAGCTCGCCTGGCACGGCAGCACAATAACGCCAACATGATTTCGATCGGCGAGCGGATGGTTTCGCTACACGATGTGTATGAGATCATCGATATCTGGCTCACCACTCCCTTCGAGGGAGGCCGGCACCTGCGACGGATCGAGAAGCTGGACGAATAG
- a CDS encoding carboxylate-amine ligase: MGTLSFTRNDYPTLGVELELQLVDAETFALSNSITDLLEGMPPDMKETVKPELMQSYLEINTGICRTVGDVRKDLTQKLEAVTNVTDRLGLKLFWAATHPFSSWRDQKITVNDRYYELVELMQDVARRLVTFGLHVHVGVDSGDKAVMVCDRMLRYLPLLLALSSNSPFWENRNTGLHSNRSKIMEGLPTAGLPPTMRNYSEYTWLINHLISTGFINTIREIWWDIRPHHNFGTVEIRVCDMPANLEQVLSIAAFVQCLVKCISDEIDEGAYQLQHHPMMVQQNKWRATRYGIDASLVNSDSYQLYSVNDSTTHLVDLVSPMSEQLGCTDELHRIYDLIHNSGAKRQLAIMEETNDKREVVKRMIEENALF; the protein is encoded by the coding sequence ATGGGAACCCTCTCTTTCACACGTAACGATTACCCGACCCTGGGTGTGGAACTCGAACTGCAGTTGGTGGATGCGGAAACCTTTGCCCTCTCCAACTCCATTACGGATCTACTGGAGGGGATGCCCCCTGATATGAAGGAGACCGTCAAACCGGAGCTGATGCAGAGCTACCTGGAAATCAACACGGGGATCTGCCGCACAGTAGGCGATGTTCGCAAAGACCTGACACAGAAGCTGGAAGCGGTGACCAATGTGACCGATCGGTTGGGGTTGAAGCTGTTCTGGGCGGCCACGCACCCCTTCTCTTCCTGGCGGGATCAGAAAATTACCGTTAACGATCGTTATTACGAACTCGTGGAACTGATGCAGGACGTGGCCCGCCGCCTGGTGACCTTCGGCCTGCACGTGCACGTCGGCGTCGACTCGGGCGACAAAGCGGTGATGGTCTGCGACCGGATGCTGCGTTACCTGCCTTTGCTGCTGGCGCTTTCATCGAACTCTCCGTTCTGGGAGAACCGCAATACGGGTCTGCATTCGAACCGCTCGAAAATCATGGAAGGGCTGCCGACCGCGGGGCTGCCCCCCACCATGCGGAACTACAGCGAATACACGTGGTTGATCAACCACCTGATCAGCACCGGCTTTATCAATACGATCCGCGAGATCTGGTGGGACATCCGGCCGCACCATAATTTCGGAACCGTGGAGATCCGCGTGTGCGACATGCCGGCGAACCTGGAACAGGTGCTGTCGATCGCCGCGTTCGTGCAGTGCCTGGTGAAATGCATTTCGGATGAAATCGACGAAGGCGCCTACCAGTTGCAGCATCACCCGATGATGGTGCAACAGAACAAGTGGCGGGCGACCCGCTATGGCATCGACGCGAGCCTGGTCAACAGCGACAGTTACCAACTGTATTCGGTCAACGATTCGACCACGCACCTGGTCGATCTGGTCTCGCCGATGTCGGAACAGCTGGGGTGTACGGACGAATTACACCGCATCTACGATTTGATTCATAACTCCGGTGCCAAGCGGCAGTTGGCGATTATGGAAGAGACCAACGACAAGCGGGAGGTGGTGAAACGGATGATCGAAGAAAATGCCCTCTTCTGA
- a CDS encoding N,N-dimethylformamidase beta subunit family domain-containing protein, producing the protein MKDIDADRRNLLKGAVATSLASLAGNLSLNSAHAAKADPDLIHRENLKEGSTDWQLTRVMLDSRNGFRSSKIEGYCSKQSVAAGEPIDIMVSTRPAEEFKIEIFRTGYYGGRGARLMTTLGPFQGKPQPVPKPGKKNLHECHWDPAVTLTIPDDWPSGVYLGRLSTLKDKTGHGYWQSYVVFIVKDDRPADILFQCSDNTWQAYNKWPSNYSVYTHPKGNQGPWADVSFDRPYAKYAQIYENPQSLGSGEWLCFEFPFAYWLEKHGYDVTYCSNSDMTSPDHGLKCKSFLSVGHDEYWDIRQYESAVKMRDAGVNLLFFSGNSVCWVTPLRESSDGRPKRIMFRGGPYGGDYKYAVDREKQNGPFPHRGPDEGYLMGARNVDPVNGGGDWVCEMPDHWIFKGTGMKKGDSIPGLIGWEYHGDPPKDIPGLEVVAKGTALQGGVNPQQWTATIYPGPKNNFVFNASTIFWCQDLSSPPGHMLPWSHWSRPHGPDERVQQITHNILRRATS; encoded by the coding sequence ATGAAAGACATAGACGCGGATCGCCGGAATCTGTTGAAAGGGGCCGTCGCGACTTCGCTGGCCTCACTCGCAGGCAACCTTTCACTCAACAGCGCTCATGCCGCCAAAGCGGATCCCGACCTGATCCATCGGGAAAACCTGAAAGAAGGCTCCACCGACTGGCAGCTCACCCGGGTGATGCTCGACAGCCGCAACGGGTTTCGTTCTTCCAAGATTGAAGGCTACTGTTCCAAACAGAGCGTCGCTGCCGGCGAGCCGATCGACATCATGGTCTCCACCCGGCCCGCGGAAGAATTCAAGATCGAGATCTTCCGCACCGGTTATTACGGCGGACGCGGTGCCCGGCTGATGACCACACTCGGACCGTTCCAGGGCAAACCACAACCTGTTCCCAAACCGGGCAAGAAGAATCTGCACGAGTGCCACTGGGATCCCGCGGTCACGCTGACGATTCCCGATGACTGGCCGAGCGGCGTCTACCTGGGGCGGCTCTCCACACTCAAAGACAAGACCGGCCACGGTTACTGGCAGAGCTATGTCGTGTTCATCGTCAAAGACGATCGTCCCGCGGACATCCTCTTTCAGTGTTCCGACAATACCTGGCAGGCGTATAACAAGTGGCCCAGTAACTATTCGGTCTATACTCATCCCAAAGGAAATCAGGGACCCTGGGCCGACGTCAGCTTTGACCGTCCGTACGCCAAGTATGCCCAGATCTATGAAAACCCGCAGTCGCTCGGCTCCGGGGAATGGCTCTGCTTCGAATTTCCCTTTGCCTACTGGCTGGAAAAACATGGTTACGATGTGACCTACTGCTCCAACAGTGACATGACCAGTCCCGATCATGGTCTGAAATGCAAGTCCTTCCTCTCGGTGGGCCACGATGAATACTGGGATATTCGCCAGTACGAATCCGCCGTTAAAATGCGCGATGCCGGCGTGAACCTGCTCTTCTTCTCCGGCAACTCGGTCTGCTGGGTCACCCCGCTGAGAGAGAGTTCCGACGGGCGGCCGAAGCGGATCATGTTCCGCGGCGGTCCTTACGGCGGAGATTACAAGTACGCCGTCGATCGGGAAAAGCAGAACGGCCCGTTCCCGCACCGCGGTCCCGACGAAGGCTACCTGATGGGCGCCCGCAATGTCGATCCGGTCAACGGGGGCGGTGACTGGGTCTGCGAAATGCCCGACCACTGGATCTTCAAAGGGACGGGCATGAAAAAGGGAGACTCCATTCCCGGTCTCATCGGCTGGGAATACCATGGCGATCCGCCGAAAGACATCCCCGGACTGGAAGTGGTCGCGAAAGGGACCGCCCTGCAGGGAGGCGTCAATCCGCAGCAGTGGACCGCAACCATTTATCCCGGTCCGAAAAATAACTTCGTGTTTAATGCTTCGACCATCTTCTGGTGCCAGGATCTTTCCAGCCCGCCGGGGCACATGCTCCCCTGGTCACACTGGTCGCGTCCGCACGGCCCCGATGAACGCGTGCAGCAGATCACGCACAACATCCTCCGCCGTGCGACTTCCTGA
- a CDS encoding excinuclease ABC subunit UvrC: MRTFPTTPGVYLMKDAQGRVIYVGKAVNLKSRASSYFTQAAAVERRTAELVTEIADIDYLETETEVDALLLEARLIKDIRPRFNSELKDDKTFPYLEITTREDFPRVEFTRKPNSKGTKLYGPFTNAKQLRGAITVLQKIFRFRNCSLDIEEGDEKWRWFRPCLLHSINQCTAPCNLRISKEDYRKDINKLKLFLDGKKDRLLKEMRKEMLAASEQRLYEKAARLRDEIELLDNINLRGNLEDHAQPEVFYIDPKKGMQGLKKVFGLPELPRRIEGVDIAHLQGGETVASLVQFIDGLPFKHGYKRFKIRTVKGIDDFASIREVVSRRIRRLHQEGESFPDILLIDGGKGQLNAAMTAMRELGVEPPFTISLAKREEEVYVPGEVEPRRLSRHSYGLRLLQYVRDESHRFAQHYHHLLRKKSHFDE, encoded by the coding sequence GTGCGTACATTTCCGACCACGCCCGGCGTGTACCTGATGAAAGACGCGCAGGGCCGCGTGATCTACGTAGGAAAAGCTGTGAACCTCAAAAGTCGCGCGTCGAGTTATTTCACACAGGCGGCCGCGGTCGAACGCAGGACGGCGGAACTGGTGACCGAAATCGCGGACATCGATTATCTGGAGACAGAGACCGAGGTCGATGCCCTGCTGCTCGAAGCGCGGCTGATCAAGGACATTCGCCCCCGCTTCAATTCGGAACTCAAAGACGACAAAACATTCCCCTACCTGGAGATCACGACCCGCGAAGATTTTCCCCGCGTCGAATTCACCCGCAAACCAAACAGCAAAGGGACCAAGCTCTACGGCCCCTTCACCAATGCAAAACAGCTGCGGGGGGCGATCACGGTGCTGCAGAAGATTTTCCGCTTCCGCAACTGTTCGCTGGACATCGAAGAGGGGGACGAGAAATGGCGCTGGTTCCGCCCCTGCCTCTTGCACAGCATCAACCAGTGCACGGCCCCCTGCAATCTGCGAATCAGCAAAGAGGATTACCGCAAGGACATCAACAAGCTGAAACTGTTTCTGGACGGCAAGAAGGACCGGCTACTCAAAGAGATGCGGAAGGAGATGCTGGCGGCGTCCGAACAGCGGCTCTACGAAAAGGCGGCCCGGCTGCGGGATGAAATTGAGCTGCTGGATAACATCAACCTGCGGGGCAATCTCGAAGATCACGCGCAGCCCGAGGTGTTTTACATCGACCCGAAAAAGGGGATGCAGGGGTTGAAGAAAGTCTTCGGCCTGCCCGAGTTGCCCCGCCGGATCGAGGGGGTTGACATCGCGCATCTGCAGGGGGGCGAAACGGTGGCCAGCCTGGTACAGTTCATCGACGGGCTCCCCTTCAAGCATGGCTACAAGCGGTTCAAGATTCGCACGGTCAAGGGGATCGACGATTTCGCTTCGATCCGCGAAGTCGTCAGCCGACGCATCCGGCGACTGCACCAGGAGGGGGAATCGTTCCCCGACATCCTGCTGATTGACGGCGGTAAAGGCCAGCTCAACGCCGCGATGACCGCGATGCGCGAACTGGGGGTCGAGCCCCCGTTCACAATCTCACTGGCCAAACGGGAAGAAGAGGTCTACGTCCCCGGCGAAGTCGAACCCCGCCGGCTGAGCCGGCATTCTTACGGCCTGCGACTGCTGCAATACGTCCGCGACGAATCGCACCGCTTCGCCCAGCATTACCATCACCTGCTGCGGAAGAAATCGCACTTTGATGAGTAA
- a CDS encoding ROK family transcriptional regulator encodes MKSLVSSQPQLISQMNERMVLRILRSNGPSSRAEVRRLTGVTAPTVSKAVASLLKSGMLEEFEVASTSRGRPAKKLRLARETAQVVALVIDSPTCTLISTGLDGTLREETRVEFKTPDTYQQLLEIVTDTIENIQSTRGVRTLGTGISLPGLFDYREGRSLLSPNVPITNGQSIGKDLAQCLGMECVVLQETDALCLAERHSVLAQDIDDFAMLDTSTGIGLGVLIEGRLFKGNNGLAGEIGHLPMVPDGVKCGCGRRGCLETIASDTAFVRMISERVGRRLDLPQILELVQSNQLDVSRELASVCNQLAFALVTAINLFNPQTLFIHSRLFDMDESFMDQLQERTAEQALACSFRDCRIQRARGSKLEGAVAGIVENLTDSRIRESNPHYVKVL; translated from the coding sequence ATGAAATCTCTGGTCTCTTCCCAGCCACAATTAATCAGTCAGATGAACGAGCGGATGGTGCTGCGTATCCTGCGTTCGAACGGTCCCAGTTCCCGTGCTGAAGTCAGACGCCTGACGGGAGTGACAGCGCCCACGGTCTCCAAAGCCGTTGCTTCGTTGTTGAAATCGGGAATGCTGGAAGAGTTTGAAGTCGCAAGCACTTCGCGCGGCCGTCCTGCCAAAAAACTCCGTCTGGCCAGAGAGACGGCCCAAGTGGTCGCCCTGGTGATTGATTCGCCCACCTGCACACTGATTTCAACGGGTCTGGACGGCACCTTGAGAGAAGAGACACGCGTCGAATTCAAAACTCCGGACACTTATCAACAGTTGCTGGAAATAGTGACTGATACCATTGAAAATATTCAGTCTACCCGGGGAGTTCGAACTCTGGGCACAGGAATCAGCCTGCCGGGACTGTTTGATTATCGCGAGGGCCGCTCCCTGCTTTCGCCGAATGTCCCCATCACCAACGGGCAATCTATCGGCAAGGATTTAGCGCAATGCCTGGGCATGGAATGTGTTGTCCTGCAGGAAACCGATGCCCTGTGCCTGGCGGAAAGACACTCGGTGCTGGCACAGGACATCGATGATTTTGCCATGCTCGATACCAGCACCGGGATCGGTCTGGGTGTCCTGATTGAAGGGCGTCTGTTCAAGGGAAATAACGGTCTGGCGGGGGAAATCGGTCACCTGCCCATGGTGCCGGACGGGGTGAAATGCGGCTGTGGTCGCAGAGGCTGCCTGGAAACGATTGCCAGTGACACCGCGTTTGTCAGAATGATCTCGGAGCGTGTTGGCCGGAGACTGGATCTGCCACAGATCCTGGAACTGGTACAGTCGAATCAGCTGGATGTTTCCAGAGAACTCGCGAGCGTCTGTAACCAGCTGGCATTCGCCCTGGTCACCGCCATCAATCTGTTCAATCCACAGACCCTGTTCATCCACAGCCGTCTGTTTGACATGGATGAGTCATTTATGGATCAGTTACAGGAGCGCACTGCAGAACAGGCGCTGGCCTGCTCATTTAGAGACTGCCGCATTCAACGCGCACGGGGCAGCAAGCTGGAAGGAGCGGTGGCAGGGATCGTGGAAAACCTGACCGACTCCCGTATCCGCGAATCGAATCCTCACTATGTCAAAGTGCTGTAG
- a CDS encoding PSD1 and planctomycete cytochrome C domain-containing protein produces MYGRFLFALYLCFPLSASETSVVSAADAAPDFEKEIVPLLINRCLECHQEQNASGNLVLTTRAGLLKGGDSGPAVDLNAPLESYLLERVHAGEMPPEKQGRPQPLPAAERATLKHWIQAGAPWPEARHIDLFERSTDLRAGRDWWSLQPIKRPAVPQLKTFEQPANPIDAFILKRLEDQQMTPAPLADKRTRLRRLYYDLTGLPPTLAEVEAFENDTSPQAWETSIDRLLNSPQYGERWGRYWLDLVRFADTSGYERDQEKPFAWKYRDWVVDSLNNDLPYDQFILQQLAGDEIPDRSERSVIATGFLRLGTWNDEPNDPQDYQYDRLEDLVHTTSSAFLGMTVKCARCHSHKFDPITQEDYYRMASAFWAGPVAPGDRGLLGGPSPEQLGFKEVLGWTDLSATPRALHVLKNGERLHPLQQVEPASLSMVPRLEQAFTPPPEGSPTSQRRLQLARWIINPDHPLTARVLMNRLWQHHFGAGIVRTPNNLGFLADPPTHPELLNWLAAEFQSGGWTLKRMHKLILTSQTWQQSSLHPQQADYRERDSGNRLWWRAERRRLDAEALRDSMLARTGELDLRQGGPGFRPTISPEALEGLSRKDKAWQASPPDEQKRRSLYTYTKRGLLPPMMTTFDLCDTTQSCGKRDVTTVPTQSLALLNNRFVHDRSEALAVKICQTSTKPEDRVKALWERVYARSPSAEEQKLALQHLLVQTKRFREQKTVSPTAEPEAAKRLPPQILAVASLCHVLFNSNEFLYVD; encoded by the coding sequence ATGTATGGCCGGTTTCTATTCGCGTTGTATCTCTGCTTTCCTCTGTCTGCGAGCGAAACAAGCGTCGTTTCTGCAGCCGATGCTGCCCCTGATTTCGAAAAAGAAATCGTTCCTCTGCTGATCAATCGTTGCCTGGAATGTCATCAGGAGCAGAATGCATCCGGCAACCTGGTGCTGACGACGCGGGCCGGTCTGCTGAAAGGGGGCGACTCCGGGCCAGCAGTGGATCTGAACGCACCTCTGGAAAGTTATCTGCTGGAGCGCGTGCACGCGGGAGAGATGCCTCCTGAAAAACAGGGGCGTCCCCAGCCTTTGCCTGCAGCAGAAAGGGCCACGCTGAAACACTGGATCCAGGCGGGAGCGCCCTGGCCCGAGGCACGCCACATCGATCTGTTCGAACGGTCGACCGACTTGCGGGCCGGTCGGGACTGGTGGTCCCTGCAGCCGATCAAGCGGCCTGCGGTTCCCCAACTGAAAACGTTCGAACAACCTGCGAATCCGATTGACGCCTTTATTCTGAAGCGACTCGAAGATCAGCAGATGACGCCCGCACCGCTGGCGGACAAACGAACGCGGCTAAGACGTCTCTATTACGATCTCACCGGGCTGCCTCCTACTCTGGCTGAAGTGGAAGCTTTTGAAAACGACACTTCGCCCCAGGCGTGGGAAACAAGCATTGATCGGTTGCTTAACTCGCCTCAATACGGAGAACGCTGGGGGCGGTACTGGCTGGATCTGGTCCGTTTTGCAGACACCAGCGGTTATGAACGGGATCAGGAGAAACCGTTTGCCTGGAAGTATCGCGACTGGGTTGTTGATTCATTGAATAACGATCTGCCGTACGACCAGTTTATTCTGCAGCAGCTTGCCGGGGATGAAATTCCCGATCGCAGCGAGCGTTCGGTCATTGCCACCGGTTTTCTGCGGCTGGGCACCTGGAACGATGAACCCAATGACCCCCAGGATTATCAATACGATCGCCTGGAAGATCTGGTGCATACCACATCGTCGGCTTTTCTGGGCATGACTGTGAAATGTGCCCGCTGTCACTCGCATAAGTTCGATCCGATTACCCAGGAGGATTATTACCGCATGGCATCGGCGTTCTGGGCAGGTCCTGTTGCCCCTGGTGATCGCGGGCTGCTGGGAGGTCCATCGCCTGAGCAACTGGGTTTTAAAGAGGTACTGGGCTGGACCGACCTGAGTGCCACTCCGCGTGCCTTACACGTTTTAAAAAATGGCGAGCGTCTGCATCCGTTACAGCAGGTCGAGCCGGCCTCCTTATCAATGGTCCCCCGTCTGGAACAGGCATTTACTCCCCCTCCGGAAGGCTCCCCTACTTCACAGAGACGTCTGCAACTGGCCCGCTGGATCATAAACCCCGATCATCCGCTGACAGCCCGGGTCCTGATGAATCGACTGTGGCAGCATCACTTTGGTGCCGGGATCGTCCGCACGCCAAACAATCTGGGGTTCCTGGCAGATCCGCCGACACATCCGGAACTGCTCAACTGGCTGGCTGCCGAGTTTCAATCCGGGGGCTGGACGCTCAAGCGGATGCACAAGCTGATTCTGACATCACAGACATGGCAGCAGTCGTCACTGCATCCCCAACAGGCCGACTACAGGGAACGAGACTCGGGCAATCGACTCTGGTGGCGGGCCGAACGCCGACGTCTCGATGCCGAAGCACTGCGAGATTCCATGCTGGCGCGGACTGGTGAGCTCGATCTGCGACAAGGGGGGCCCGGATTCAGACCAACCATCAGTCCCGAAGCGCTGGAAGGCCTTTCCCGGAAAGACAAAGCCTGGCAGGCATCTCCGCCTGATGAACAGAAACGACGCAGCCTGTATACCTACACGAAGCGGGGCCTGCTGCCCCCGATGATGACGACGTTTGATCTCTGCGATACCACCCAGAGCTGCGGCAAGCGGGACGTGACCACGGTGCCGACCCAATCCCTGGCGTTACTGAATAACCGGTTTGTGCATGACCGCAGTGAAGCCCTGGCTGTCAAGATCTGTCAAACTTCAACAAAACCGGAAGACCGGGTCAAAGCATTGTGGGAGCGCGTCTATGCCCGTTCTCCGAGTGCAGAAGAACAGAAGCTGGCGTTACAGCACCTGCTGGTTCAGACAAAACGCTTCCGGGAACAAAAGACCGTCTCCCCCACTGCTGAGCCAGAAGCTGCGAAACGGCTCCCTCCGCAGATTCTGGCGGTCGCGTCGCTCTGTCATGTGTTATTTAATTCGAACGAGTTCCTGTATGTAGACTGA
- a CDS encoding DUF1501 domain-containing protein: MHHRRFPCGETRREFVWEMGAGFAGLALASLLSRDGFFTRQGYADDLPSNLNPTAARKPQLKPRAKACIFLMMNGAPSQVDTFDYKPELEKYAGKQLPADKKFINSGGRKVGYLTPAWRKFRPGGESGLLVSDYFPQVRKHADKLCVINSCHTDSHAHGSALVAMNTGKTLIGRPSLGSWCVYGLGSENESLPGYVVMLDKRGGPISGQPNWSSGFMPATFAGTLFRPVGDPILDLKGPAHLTPAAQREQLDLLSQLNQKHLDARPGGQELAARINSYELAYRMQTATPEAVDLTQETRETLDMYGVGQQPTDEYGRNCLIARRLVERGVRFIQLYSGGGHLEETWDAHESIEKNHGRHGAEVDQPIAALLTDLEQRGLLDETLVVWGGEFGRMPFSEGQNAPGRNHNPYGFSMWLAGGGARGGTTYGQTDEFGFEAVEDKVHLHDLHATILHMMGLDHERLTYFHQGRNESLTDVGGHVIPDLLS; the protein is encoded by the coding sequence ATGCATCATCGTCGTTTTCCCTGTGGTGAAACACGCCGCGAATTTGTCTGGGAGATGGGTGCTGGTTTTGCTGGCCTGGCGTTGGCCAGCCTGCTGAGCCGAGACGGCTTTTTTACCCGACAGGGATATGCCGATGACTTGCCCTCCAACCTCAACCCCACCGCAGCCAGAAAACCGCAACTCAAACCGCGCGCGAAGGCCTGTATCTTCCTGATGATGAACGGCGCGCCCTCCCAGGTAGACACATTCGACTACAAACCCGAACTGGAAAAGTATGCGGGAAAACAGCTGCCGGCTGATAAAAAATTCATTAATTCCGGGGGACGTAAGGTCGGTTACCTAACGCCCGCCTGGCGGAAATTTCGACCAGGTGGTGAAAGCGGGCTCCTGGTCTCTGACTATTTTCCGCAGGTCCGCAAACACGCAGACAAACTGTGCGTGATCAATTCCTGTCATACCGATAGTCATGCACATGGCTCAGCGCTGGTTGCCATGAATACCGGGAAAACCCTGATCGGCAGGCCCTCGCTGGGCAGCTGGTGCGTGTATGGACTGGGCAGTGAAAATGAAAGCCTGCCCGGTTATGTTGTCATGCTGGATAAGCGGGGTGGCCCGATCAGTGGTCAACCTAACTGGTCCAGTGGATTCATGCCGGCCACTTTTGCGGGTACCCTGTTCCGCCCCGTGGGTGATCCGATTCTGGATTTAAAGGGACCAGCGCATCTGACTCCTGCAGCACAACGCGAACAGCTGGATCTGCTGTCACAACTGAACCAGAAGCATCTGGATGCCCGTCCGGGGGGACAGGAGCTGGCGGCGCGGATCAACAGCTACGAACTGGCTTACCGCATGCAGACCGCCACTCCGGAAGCCGTTGATCTGACGCAGGAAACTCGCGAGACACTCGACATGTATGGCGTGGGCCAACAGCCCACAGATGAATACGGACGCAACTGTCTGATCGCCCGCCGCCTGGTGGAACGGGGTGTGCGATTCATTCAATTGTATTCCGGAGGCGGTCACCTGGAAGAGACCTGGGATGCGCACGAAAGCATTGAAAAGAACCACGGTCGGCACGGGGCCGAAGTCGATCAGCCGATCGCCGCCCTGCTGACCGATCTCGAACAACGGGGTCTGCTGGATGAAACCCTCGTCGTCTGGGGGGGCGAATTTGGTCGAATGCCTTTCAGTGAAGGACAAAATGCACCAGGACGCAACCACAACCCCTATGGCTTCAGCATGTGGCTGGCGGGAGGCGGCGCCCGCGGGGGAACCACCTACGGCCAGACTGATGAATTCGGATTTGAAGCAGTTGAAGACAAAGTGCACCTGCACGATTTACATGCGACGATTCTGCACATGATGGGGCTGGACCATGAACGTCTGACTTATTTCCACCAGGGACGAAATGAAAGCCTGACCGATGTCGGCGGGCATGTCATTCCGGACCTGCTGAGCTGA
- a CDS encoding M20 metallopeptidase family protein, which yields MASFSLDQTETRAFYQSLTKQMHEELDELEPTLIQTRRTLHQKPEISGEEKETSQLICKMLKEIGLEPRLMNNDVGVVADMTLGTPPEDAPLIAIRADIDALRITDLKEVEYCSHNPGVGHLCGHDAHTVIALGVALGASRFAEQFKTEWPGQGLRLRFIFQPAEEICMGARWMVEQGALEGVSAIIGLHMDPEIQAGTANIRYGVMTAFCDEVHFEIHGVGGHAARPHHGNDPITTAAQLISSLYQNLPRSVDARMPAVFTIGQISSGLAPNVIPEIAKLKGSLRSTNDHARDVLHKRIEHIAHGIAESTNTRIEVLFKSPLPAVVNDKTISAALEQASKDVLGPEQVGLIDLPSMGGEDFSIYLQQVPGSMLRLGCARPDQKTVFLHSPYFDIDERVLKIGSRILLQAALLLSLNPQLIQKGN from the coding sequence GTGGCCTCATTCTCACTTGATCAGACGGAAACCAGAGCCTTTTACCAGTCACTTACGAAACAGATGCATGAAGAGTTGGACGAACTGGAGCCAACCCTCATTCAAACCCGGCGGACACTGCATCAGAAGCCGGAAATCAGCGGGGAAGAAAAAGAGACTTCTCAACTGATCTGCAAGATGCTGAAAGAGATCGGCCTGGAACCCCGGCTGATGAACAATGACGTCGGTGTCGTCGCCGACATGACGCTGGGGACGCCTCCCGAGGATGCCCCCCTGATTGCGATCCGGGCCGACATCGATGCCCTGCGGATTACGGACCTCAAAGAGGTGGAGTACTGCTCGCATAACCCGGGCGTCGGGCACCTGTGTGGCCATGATGCTCATACGGTCATCGCACTGGGCGTGGCATTAGGAGCCAGCCGGTTCGCGGAACAGTTCAAAACGGAATGGCCGGGCCAGGGATTGCGGCTGCGGTTTATTTTTCAGCCGGCGGAAGAGATCTGCATGGGAGCCCGCTGGATGGTGGAACAGGGCGCGCTGGAAGGGGTCAGTGCGATCATCGGCCTGCACATGGATCCGGAAATTCAGGCAGGTACCGCGAACATTCGCTACGGCGTGATGACGGCGTTCTGCGATGAAGTCCATTTTGAAATTCATGGTGTCGGCGGGCATGCGGCACGACCGCATCACGGCAACGATCCGATCACGACGGCCGCACAATTGATCTCGAGCCTGTATCAGAACCTGCCCCGCTCGGTTGATGCCCGCATGCCGGCGGTGTTCACGATTGGTCAGATTTCTTCGGGGCTGGCGCCGAATGTCATTCCTGAAATCGCAAAATTAAAAGGTTCCCTGCGTTCCACGAACGACCATGCCCGTGATGTGCTGCACAAACGGATCGAGCATATTGCCCACGGCATCGCCGAAAGTACGAATACCCGCATTGAAGTGCTGTTCAAATCTCCCCTGCCCGCAGTGGTGAATGACAAAACCATCTCCGCGGCACTGGAACAGGCATCTAAGGATGTACTGGGGCCGGAACAGGTGGGTCTGATCGATCTGCCCAGCATGGGGGGTGAGGATTTTTCCATCTACCTGCAACAGGTGCCCGGTTCGATGCTGCGACTGGGTTGTGCCCGACCTGATCAAAAAACGGTGTTTTTGCATTCTCCCTATTTCGATATCGATGAGCGTGTGCTTAAAATAGGAAGTCGCATCTTACTGCAGGCCGCTCTCTTGCTCTCGCTCAATCCGCAACTCATCCAAAAAGGGAATTAG